In a genomic window of Labeo rohita strain BAU-BD-2019 chromosome 20, IGBB_LRoh.1.0, whole genome shotgun sequence:
- the LOC127183098 gene encoding adenosine receptor A2a — MIAELVIAILSTVGNLLVCVAVGLNRKLQTVTNYFLVSLAVADICVGSLAIPCAIMTDLGIPRHNLYLCLLMLSVLIMLTQSSIFSLLAVAVERYIAIFMPFQYHRLMTPRNAVLVLCFTWTLAFLIGLVPLMGWHKPAPESGYCFFVLVVDMTYMVYFNFFACVLTPLVVMFLIYAQIFVTVKRQMRRIAAERGGAGNTEGTAKMKKEMKMATSLFLVLFLFTSCWIPLHIINCFLLLCPSCPVPLPLLLTAIILSHANSAVNPFLYAYKMKTFRNAFKAIFLCCRGIGDGDEQHDDGGGNAQRS; from the coding sequence ATGATAGCCGAGCTTGTCATAGCCATTCTCTCCACTGTGGGCAACCTGCTAGTTTGTGTTGCAGTGGGACTAAACAGGAAACTCCAAACAGTTACCAACTACTTCTTGGTGTCGTTAGCGGTGGCGGATATCTGTGTGGGTTCCTTGGCGATCCCTTGTGCCATCATGACAGACCTGGGCATTCCACGGCACAATCTATATCTGTGTTTGCTAATGTTGTCCGTGCTCATCATGTTAACCCAGAGCTCCATTTTCAGCCTGCTGGCGGTCGCCGTCGAGCGTTACATTGCAATCTTCATGCCCTTCCAGTACCACAGACTCATGACACCTCGCAACGCAGTGCTAGTCTTGTGTTTCACTTGGACTCTGGCCTTCCTGATCGGTCTGGTGCCGCTGATGGGTTGGCACAAGCCTGCACCTGAGTCTGggtactgtttttttgtgttagtGGTGGATATGACCTACATGGTGTACTTCAACTTCTTCGCCTGTGTCCTAACCCCGCTGGTGGTGATGTTCCTCATCTACGCACAGATTTTCGTCACGGTCAAACGTCAGATGAGAAGGATCGCGGCCGAGCGGGGCGGCGCGGGCAACACGGAGGGAACGGCCAAGATGAAGAAAGAGATGAAAATGGCCACTTCGCTCTTTCTGGTCCTCTTCCTTTTCACATCCTGCTGGATTCCGCTACATATCATAAACTGCTTCCTGTTGCTGTGTCCGTCATGTCCCGTACCTCTACCGTTGCTGCTAACAGCTATTATTCTCTCCCATGCAAACTCGGCTGTTAACCCTTTCCTCTACGCGTACAAAATGAAAACCTTCAGAAACGCCTTCAAGGCAATTTTCCTGTGCTGCAGGGGCATTGGTGATGGTGACGAGCAGCATGATGATGGAGGAGGCAATGCTCAAAGATCCTGA